Below is a genomic region from Verrucomicrobiales bacterium.
GGGCGGGCAGATCGCTCGGGCGCGCTTGTCGGTTCTGCCGCCGCTCGCCGCGCCCGACGTCGCGGGCAGGGAGACGTCAGCCCTGCTGGCCAATCGCGACCTGGAAGCCATTCTGAGCCATTGCGGAGCTCACCGCGCCGAGTTCCTCTACGAACGTTATTCCCTCTGGAGCTACGCCGGCATGGAGTTCGCGCGACGCGTGGGTGTTCCTGGGTTGTTGGAAGTCAACGCTCCCTTGATCGATGAGCAGTTGGAGCATCGCGGCTTGGTGCACCTGGCCGAGTGTCGCGAGGTGGCGCATCGCGTGTTCGAGGCGGCCACCCATCTTCTGGCGGTTTCCGAGGAGTTGGCCGCCTGGCTTGATGCCCAGCCGGGGGCCCGGGGCAAGGTGAGCGTGTTGCCCAATGGCGTCAGCCCTTCCCGCTTCGTCCCGAACGTGGCTCCTGCGCAGGTGCGGGGCTTGGGGGGGATGGTGATCGGCTTTTTGGGCACCTTGAAGCCCTGGCACGGCTTGATGACCTTGCTCGAAGCTTTCGCAGTGGTTCGCCAACAGCGTCCCGACGCCCAGCTATTGCTGGTGGGAGATGGACCTGAACGCGCTCGGCTCGC
It encodes:
- a CDS encoding glycosyltransferase family 4 protein, which translates into the protein MSMTSPSAVYICADSGVPVFGEKGCSVHVQEMLGAFLEEGLEMRLIAQRLGGVPGGQIARARLSVLPPLAAPDVAGRETSALLANRDLEAILSHCGAHRAEFLYERYSLWSYAGMEFARRVGVPGLLEVNAPLIDEQLEHRGLVHLAECREVAHRVFEAATHLLAVSEELAAWLDAQPGARGKVSVLPNGVSPSRFVPNVAPAQVRGLGGMVIGFLGTLKPWHGLMTLLEAFAVVRQQRPDAQLLLVGDGPERARLAARAEELGISSAVHFAGAVKPSDVPSWLASMDVAVAPYPPMESFYFSPLKVYEYLAAGRAIVASRIGQITSVVQDGVTGLLVEPGQVAPLSQALLRLSADAGLRQSLGCAGRSWVLKHRTWKSSARRVRALAAESRNLEVSIP